A window of the Macadamia integrifolia cultivar HAES 741 unplaced genomic scaffold, SCU_Mint_v3 scaffold3128, whole genome shotgun sequence genome harbors these coding sequences:
- the LOC122067790 gene encoding TOM1-like protein 9 isoform X2: MASFSVLILKIAVLLIFSSSRDESLLCQGLALNDDLQRLLAKHEAIASGTAVPVRPEKPKGPQSLVDVDEPGVTDKLKSTKSVGRSTSSAAEASQPLELLPAPPASNSPATALIRIDPKMDLLSGEDYNSPTADNALALVPVGEPQPTSPVFQQNILALSDMFHQNNGGTNSFNSQTLMQGGLMYPTSPQFSQQRPIQSPQSPFYMNGSTPNMGLTQYEHSPYGNPAWHQQQQPSYGAQSSGALPPPPWEAQLTEGSPLGGTKYPQPLNFTQVVVNSPQSTGNDNVVGMYIQPITNGQLAAINTQPVQSNQMVGMHPQPGQGGQMMGMLPQPITGGQLSPVHSNQMVGMHLQQIHGGQMMGMLPQPMQAGQLMSINQMPMQSNMGYDYGYPMEAQAQYLEQRMYGLSVQDDSALRNSPYMAPTSYLPPSKPSKPEDKLFGDLVSMAKVKPKNTTPGRAGSMEK; the protein is encoded by the exons ATGGCTTCCTtctctgttttgattttaaagatAGCTGTCTTgttaattttctcttcttccagGGATGAATCTTTGCTTTGTCAAGGATTAGCATTGAATGATGACTTGCAGCGTTTACTTGCTAAGCATGAAGCCATTGCATCAGGTACTGCTGTTCCTGTTCGTCCAGAGAAACCTAAAGGTCCTCAGTCACTTGTCGATGTTGATGAACCTGGAGTTACAGATAAGCTTAAGAGCACCAAATCCGTTGGAAG GTCCACTTCTAGTGCTGCTGAAGCAAGTCAACCTCTTGAGTTGTTGCCAGCCCCTCCTGCATCGAATAGTCCAGCAACTGCTCTGATAAGGATTGATCCTAAAATGGACCTTCTCAGTGGTGAAGATTACAATTCTCCTACTGCAGATAATGCACTAGCACTTGTTCCAGTGGGAGAACCACAACCAACCAGTCCTGTGTTCCAACAGAACATTCTTGCTCTTTCAGACATGTTTCATCAGAATAATGGTGGTACAAATTCTTTCAATTCTCAGACACTAATGCAAGGTGGACTAATGTACCCTACATCGCCACAGTTTTCTCAGCAGAGGCCCATACAGTCCCCTCAATCCCCATTTTATATGAATGGGAGTACTCCAAACATGGGGCTAACTCAATATGAGCACTCACCTTATGGTAATCCTGCATGGCACCAGCAACAACAACCCAGTTATG GTGCTCAAAGCAGTGGGGCGCTGCCTCCACCACCCTGGGAAGCTCAATTAACAGAAGGCAGCCCACTGGGAGGGACAAAATACCCTCAACCATTGAATTTTACCCAGGTTGTGGTCAATTCTCCTCAATCAACAGGGAATGACAATGTGGTGGGTATGTATATTCAACCAATTACAAATGGTCAGTTAGCAGCCATCAACACTCAACCCGTCCAGAGCAACCAGATGGTGGGCATGCATCCTCAGCCAGGCCAAGGAGGGCAGATGATGGGCATGTTACCTCAGCCAATTACAGGCGGCCAGTTATCACCGGTCCATAGCAACCAGATGGTGGGCATGCATCTGCAGCAAATCCACGGAGGGCAAATGATGGGCATGTTACCTCAGCCAATGCAGGCTGGCCAACTGATGTCCATCAATCAAATGCCAATGCAGAGCAATATGGGTTATGATTATGGTTATCCAATGGAGGCTCAAGCTCAATATCTCGAACAGAGAATGTATGGGCTTTCTGTACAGGATGACAGTGCTTTAAGGAACTCTCCCTACATGGCGCCTACTTCCTATCTGCCGCCTAGTAAACCATCCAAGCCAGAGGATAAGCTCTTTGGGGATCTTGTGAGCATGGCAAAAGTGAAACCAAAGAATACCACTCCTGGTAGAGCTGGAAGCAT GGAAAAGTAG
- the LOC122067790 gene encoding TOM1-like protein 9 isoform X1 → MASFSVLILKIAVLLIFSSSRDESLLCQGLALNDDLQRLLAKHEAIASGTAVPVRPEKPKGPQSLVDVDEPGVTDKLKSTKSVGRSTSSAAEASQPLELLPAPPASNSPATALIRIDPKMDLLSGEDYNSPTADNALALVPVGEPQPTSPVFQQNILALSDMFHQNNGGTNSFNSQTLMQGGLMYPTSPQFSQQRPIQSPQSPFYMNGSTPNMGLTQYEHSPYGNPAWHQQQQPSYGAQSSGALPPPPWEAQLTEGSPLGGTKYPQPLNFTQVVVNSPQSTGNDNVVGMYIQPITNGQLAAINTQPVQSNQMVGMHPQPGQGGQMMGMLPQPITGGQLSPVHSNQMVGMHLQQIHGGQMMGMLPQPMQAGQLMSINQMPMQSNMGYDYGYPMEAQAQYLEQRMYGLSVQDDSALRNSPYMAPTSYLPPSKPSKPEDKLFGDLVSMAKVKPKNTTPGRAGSIITGKSRKHCGPSNSGGLQTGHWPIKRGF, encoded by the exons ATGGCTTCCTtctctgttttgattttaaagatAGCTGTCTTgttaattttctcttcttccagGGATGAATCTTTGCTTTGTCAAGGATTAGCATTGAATGATGACTTGCAGCGTTTACTTGCTAAGCATGAAGCCATTGCATCAGGTACTGCTGTTCCTGTTCGTCCAGAGAAACCTAAAGGTCCTCAGTCACTTGTCGATGTTGATGAACCTGGAGTTACAGATAAGCTTAAGAGCACCAAATCCGTTGGAAG GTCCACTTCTAGTGCTGCTGAAGCAAGTCAACCTCTTGAGTTGTTGCCAGCCCCTCCTGCATCGAATAGTCCAGCAACTGCTCTGATAAGGATTGATCCTAAAATGGACCTTCTCAGTGGTGAAGATTACAATTCTCCTACTGCAGATAATGCACTAGCACTTGTTCCAGTGGGAGAACCACAACCAACCAGTCCTGTGTTCCAACAGAACATTCTTGCTCTTTCAGACATGTTTCATCAGAATAATGGTGGTACAAATTCTTTCAATTCTCAGACACTAATGCAAGGTGGACTAATGTACCCTACATCGCCACAGTTTTCTCAGCAGAGGCCCATACAGTCCCCTCAATCCCCATTTTATATGAATGGGAGTACTCCAAACATGGGGCTAACTCAATATGAGCACTCACCTTATGGTAATCCTGCATGGCACCAGCAACAACAACCCAGTTATG GTGCTCAAAGCAGTGGGGCGCTGCCTCCACCACCCTGGGAAGCTCAATTAACAGAAGGCAGCCCACTGGGAGGGACAAAATACCCTCAACCATTGAATTTTACCCAGGTTGTGGTCAATTCTCCTCAATCAACAGGGAATGACAATGTGGTGGGTATGTATATTCAACCAATTACAAATGGTCAGTTAGCAGCCATCAACACTCAACCCGTCCAGAGCAACCAGATGGTGGGCATGCATCCTCAGCCAGGCCAAGGAGGGCAGATGATGGGCATGTTACCTCAGCCAATTACAGGCGGCCAGTTATCACCGGTCCATAGCAACCAGATGGTGGGCATGCATCTGCAGCAAATCCACGGAGGGCAAATGATGGGCATGTTACCTCAGCCAATGCAGGCTGGCCAACTGATGTCCATCAATCAAATGCCAATGCAGAGCAATATGGGTTATGATTATGGTTATCCAATGGAGGCTCAAGCTCAATATCTCGAACAGAGAATGTATGGGCTTTCTGTACAGGATGACAGTGCTTTAAGGAACTCTCCCTACATGGCGCCTACTTCCTATCTGCCGCCTAGTAAACCATCCAAGCCAGAGGATAAGCTCTTTGGGGATCTTGTGAGCATGGCAAAAGTGAAACCAAAGAATACCACTCCTGGTAGAGCTGGAAGCAT AATTACAGGGAAAAGTAGAAAGCATTGTGGGCCTTCCAACTCAGGAGGATTGCAAACTGGACATTGGCCAATCAAGAGGGGCTTCTGA
- the LOC122067789 gene encoding proteinaceous RNase P 1, chloroplastic/mitochondrial-like isoform X1, protein MASLSFHDALHRKELFSFNLCKYPLKPNSLKSCMFCSPFMISSISHTLHRNPCSTSLVGVNVSRMAARMCSSSENSQSTQTMMEKSHRRRGYSFTPLRYRDKRVEREHIKRTVSSVVEEKVERVNGKDSYRKKERDFSRKKEMGSWPSSLSPVDERAGIKSKKTKVNQLVDNITGENSKKTESRNQARDEKVDKKSKKTKVDSPEVQLRMGLDMCSKRGDVLGAISLYDSARKEGIMLKQYHYTVLLYLCSSAAVGIVRPAKSGSGSRNLKKLDLTTEFSNLNFAESCMTRDTSEGSIDGSNLNFPSSSNRLLIESDEIHGEMSDDIELNSSRFLVDADDDNGYPEKEQISNVSSRFVETNHILLDSCVTSGKDKDDLINEIGGSSEQEDEIWASENVKKYARMKGFEIYDKMCLEEIPLNEAALTSVARMALSMGDGDLAFDMVKKMKPLGINPRLRSYGPALLAFCSGGDVEKAFTVEEHMLEHGVYPGEPELRALLQLSVDNGRVDKVYYLLHKLRTSVRQVSPSTSELIEKWFKSKTASRIGKRKWDQRLIADAMENGGGGWHGQGWLGKGKWTVLHTSVGDDGVCQGCSEKLTTIDLDPTETENFAKSVASIAANRERNSSFQKFQKWLDYYGPFEAVVDAANVGLLSQRRFLLSKVNAVVNGIRQKLPSKKWPLIVVHNKRITGGKMNEPANRALIEKWKNADALYATPTGSNDDWYWLYAAIKFKSLIVTNDEMRDHIFQLLGNDFFPKWKERHQVHFSFQEGGPEFHMPPHCSVVIQESKKGYWHIPIVSEHKSEKERTWLCITRGKTHVIGQESAYSSEEKHRHYNDGSSRSSARTRRSTKLPLLSHGQGDIHYQSPQLKIQKIRQYLRNTPSTSVFSNCCSILSDIEAAEKLGGCIIDFQI, encoded by the exons ATGGCCTCCCTTAGCTTCCATGACGCTCTGCATCGAAAGGAACTTTTTTCCTTCAATCTCTGTAAGTACCCATTAAAACCCAATAGCTTAAAATCGTGTATGTTCTGTTCCCCTTTCATGATTTCATCTATCAGCCATACTCTTCATCGAAATCCCTGTTCAACTTCTCTAGTTGGAGTAAATGTAAGTAGAATGGCAGCTAGAATGTGCAGTAGTAGTGAAAATTCCCAGTCAACACAAACAATGATGGAGAAAAGTCATAGAAGAAGGGGTTATAGTTTTACTCCTTTGAGGTATAGAGATAAAAGGGTAGAGAGAGAACATATTAAGAGAACGGTTAGTTCAGTTGTGGAGGAAAAAGTTGAAAGGGTGAATGGGAAAGACAGctacagaaaaaaagaaagggatttTAGTAGGAAGAAAGAAATGGGGTCTTGGCCTTCTTCTTTGAGCCCTGTAGATGAAAGGGCAGGGATAAAATCCAAGAAAACTAAAGTTAATCAATTGGTTGACAATATTACGGGTGAAAACTCAAAGAAAACTGAGAGTAGAAATCAAGCAAGAGATGAGAAGGTGGATAAGAAGTCGAAGAAAACAAAAGTGGATTCACCCGAGGTTCAGTTAAGAATGGGGTTGGATATGTGTTCCAAACGAGGTGATGTCTTAGGTGCAATTTCTCTTTATGACTCTGCTCGAAAAGAAGGCATTATGTTGAAGCAGTACCACTACACAGTGCTTCTCTATCTTTGTTCTTCTGCTGCTGTAGGTATTGTTCGCCCGGCTAAAAGTGGAAGTGGTAGtcgaaatttgaagaaattggaCTTGACTACTGagttttcaaatttgaatttcgCAGAATCATGCATGACCAGGGACACAAGCGAAGGGAGTATCGATGGTTCAAACTTGAATTTTCCTTCTTCAAGCAACAGGTTATTGATTGAATCTGATGAAATTCATGGAGAAATGTCTGATGATATAGAGCTTAATTCTAGCAGGTTTTTAGTAGATGCTGACGATGACAATGGTTACCCTGAAAAGGAACAGATTTCTAATGTCTCTAGTAGGTTTGTGGAGACAAATCATATATTATTGGATTCTTGTGTTACTTCAGGAAAGGACAAAGATGATTTAATCAATGAAATAGGGGGAAGTAGTgagcaagaagatgaaatctGGGCCAGTGAAAATGTGAAAAAGTATGCACGCATGAAGGGATTTGAGATCTATGATAAGATGTGTTTGGAGGAGATTCCCTTGAATGAAGCAGCCTTGACATCTGTTGCTCGAATGGCTCTATCAATGGGTGATGGAGATCTGGCTTTTGATATGGTAAAGAAAATGAAGCCACTGGGTATAAACCCTAGGTTAAGGTCTTATGGACCTGCCTTGTTAGCATTCTGCAGTGGTGGAGATGTAGAGAAAGCATTCACTGTTGAAGAGCATATGTTGGAACATGGAGTCTACCCAGGAGAACCTGAACTGCGGGCATTATTGCAACTGAGTGTAGATAATGGTAGGGTTGACAAGGTATATTATTTGTTGCATAAGCTCAGAACAAGTGTCAGGCAGGTTTCTCCTTCTACATCAGAGTTGATTGAGAAATGGTTTAAGAGCAAAACAGCTTCACGTATAGGGAAAAGAAAGTGGGATCAAAGATTGATAGCCGATGCAATGGAAAATGGGGGTGGAGGTTGGCATGGTCAGGGCTGGTTGGGTAAAGGAAAATGGACTGTCTTACATACATCGGTCGGAGATGATGGTGTCTGCCAAGGATGTAGTGAGAAGTTGACCACAATAGATCTTGATCCAACTGAGACAGAGAACTTTGCGAAATCAGTAGCATCCATAGCtgcaaatagagaaagaaattcAAGCTTTCAGAAATTTCAA AAATGGCTGGATTATTATGGACCTTTTGAAGCAGTAGTGGATGCAGCTAATGTGGGCCTTTTAAGCCAAAGAAGATTTTTACTGTCCAAG GTCAATGCTGTTGTGAATGGAATACGCCAAAAGCTTCCTTCGAAGAAATGGCCACTGATAGTTGTGCATAACAAGCGTATCACTGGTGGCAAAATGAATGAACCAGCTAATAGGGCGCTGATAGAGAAGTGGAAAAATGCTGATGCACTCTATGCAACACCGACTGGATCAAATGATGATTG GTACTGGTTGTATGCAGCTATAAAGTTCAAGAGCTTGATCGTGACCAATGATGAGATGAGAGACCATATATTTCAGCTTTTAGGAAATGATTTCTTCCCCAAATGGAAAGAAAGGCATCAA GTCCATTTCAGTTTTCAAGAAGGCGGGCCCGAGTTCCATATGCCTCCTCATTGTTCTGTGGTTATTCAG GAATCAAAGAAAGGCTACTGGCATATTCCCATTGTATCAGAACACAAATCTGAAAAGGAGAGAACTTGGTTATGCATAACACGTGGAAAAACGCATGTGATAGGACAAGAATCTGCTTACAGTTCCGAAG AAAAACATCGTCACTACAACGATGGAAGTTCACGCTCAAGTGCTCGAACCAGGAGGTCTACGAAGCTACCACTATTAAGTCATGGCCAAGGAGACATCCATTATCAAAGTCCTCAactcaaaattcagaaaattCGCCAATATCTGAGAAATACTCCATCAACATCTGTATTTTCAAATTGCTGCTCAATTCTGTCTGATATTGAGGCTGCTGAAAAACTTGGTGGGTGTATTATTGATTTTCAGATTTAA
- the LOC122067789 gene encoding proteinaceous RNase P 1, chloroplastic/mitochondrial-like isoform X2: MASLSFHDALHRKELFSFNLCKYPLKPNSLKSCMFCSPFMISSISHTLHRNPCSTSLVGVNVSRMAARMCSSSENSQSTQTMMEKSHRRRGYSFTPLRYRDKRVEREHIKRTVSSVVEEKVERVNGKDSYRKKERDFSRKKEMGSWPSSLSPVDERAGIKSKKTKVNQLVDNITGENSKKTESRNQARDEKVDKKSKKTKVDSPEVQLRMGLDMCSKRGDVLGAISLYDSARKEGIMLKQYHYTVLLYLCSSAAVESCMTRDTSEGSIDGSNLNFPSSSNRLLIESDEIHGEMSDDIELNSSRFLVDADDDNGYPEKEQISNVSSRFVETNHILLDSCVTSGKDKDDLINEIGGSSEQEDEIWASENVKKYARMKGFEIYDKMCLEEIPLNEAALTSVARMALSMGDGDLAFDMVKKMKPLGINPRLRSYGPALLAFCSGGDVEKAFTVEEHMLEHGVYPGEPELRALLQLSVDNGRVDKVYYLLHKLRTSVRQVSPSTSELIEKWFKSKTASRIGKRKWDQRLIADAMENGGGGWHGQGWLGKGKWTVLHTSVGDDGVCQGCSEKLTTIDLDPTETENFAKSVASIAANRERNSSFQKFQKWLDYYGPFEAVVDAANVGLLSQRRFLLSKVNAVVNGIRQKLPSKKWPLIVVHNKRITGGKMNEPANRALIEKWKNADALYATPTGSNDDWYWLYAAIKFKSLIVTNDEMRDHIFQLLGNDFFPKWKERHQVHFSFQEGGPEFHMPPHCSVVIQESKKGYWHIPIVSEHKSEKERTWLCITRGKTHVIGQESAYSSEEKHRHYNDGSSRSSARTRRSTKLPLLSHGQGDIHYQSPQLKIQKIRQYLRNTPSTSVFSNCCSILSDIEAAEKLGGCIIDFQI; encoded by the exons ATGGCCTCCCTTAGCTTCCATGACGCTCTGCATCGAAAGGAACTTTTTTCCTTCAATCTCTGTAAGTACCCATTAAAACCCAATAGCTTAAAATCGTGTATGTTCTGTTCCCCTTTCATGATTTCATCTATCAGCCATACTCTTCATCGAAATCCCTGTTCAACTTCTCTAGTTGGAGTAAATGTAAGTAGAATGGCAGCTAGAATGTGCAGTAGTAGTGAAAATTCCCAGTCAACACAAACAATGATGGAGAAAAGTCATAGAAGAAGGGGTTATAGTTTTACTCCTTTGAGGTATAGAGATAAAAGGGTAGAGAGAGAACATATTAAGAGAACGGTTAGTTCAGTTGTGGAGGAAAAAGTTGAAAGGGTGAATGGGAAAGACAGctacagaaaaaaagaaagggatttTAGTAGGAAGAAAGAAATGGGGTCTTGGCCTTCTTCTTTGAGCCCTGTAGATGAAAGGGCAGGGATAAAATCCAAGAAAACTAAAGTTAATCAATTGGTTGACAATATTACGGGTGAAAACTCAAAGAAAACTGAGAGTAGAAATCAAGCAAGAGATGAGAAGGTGGATAAGAAGTCGAAGAAAACAAAAGTGGATTCACCCGAGGTTCAGTTAAGAATGGGGTTGGATATGTGTTCCAAACGAGGTGATGTCTTAGGTGCAATTTCTCTTTATGACTCTGCTCGAAAAGAAGGCATTATGTTGAAGCAGTACCACTACACAGTGCTTCTCTATCTTTGTTCTTCTGCTGCTGTAG AATCATGCATGACCAGGGACACAAGCGAAGGGAGTATCGATGGTTCAAACTTGAATTTTCCTTCTTCAAGCAACAGGTTATTGATTGAATCTGATGAAATTCATGGAGAAATGTCTGATGATATAGAGCTTAATTCTAGCAGGTTTTTAGTAGATGCTGACGATGACAATGGTTACCCTGAAAAGGAACAGATTTCTAATGTCTCTAGTAGGTTTGTGGAGACAAATCATATATTATTGGATTCTTGTGTTACTTCAGGAAAGGACAAAGATGATTTAATCAATGAAATAGGGGGAAGTAGTgagcaagaagatgaaatctGGGCCAGTGAAAATGTGAAAAAGTATGCACGCATGAAGGGATTTGAGATCTATGATAAGATGTGTTTGGAGGAGATTCCCTTGAATGAAGCAGCCTTGACATCTGTTGCTCGAATGGCTCTATCAATGGGTGATGGAGATCTGGCTTTTGATATGGTAAAGAAAATGAAGCCACTGGGTATAAACCCTAGGTTAAGGTCTTATGGACCTGCCTTGTTAGCATTCTGCAGTGGTGGAGATGTAGAGAAAGCATTCACTGTTGAAGAGCATATGTTGGAACATGGAGTCTACCCAGGAGAACCTGAACTGCGGGCATTATTGCAACTGAGTGTAGATAATGGTAGGGTTGACAAGGTATATTATTTGTTGCATAAGCTCAGAACAAGTGTCAGGCAGGTTTCTCCTTCTACATCAGAGTTGATTGAGAAATGGTTTAAGAGCAAAACAGCTTCACGTATAGGGAAAAGAAAGTGGGATCAAAGATTGATAGCCGATGCAATGGAAAATGGGGGTGGAGGTTGGCATGGTCAGGGCTGGTTGGGTAAAGGAAAATGGACTGTCTTACATACATCGGTCGGAGATGATGGTGTCTGCCAAGGATGTAGTGAGAAGTTGACCACAATAGATCTTGATCCAACTGAGACAGAGAACTTTGCGAAATCAGTAGCATCCATAGCtgcaaatagagaaagaaattcAAGCTTTCAGAAATTTCAA AAATGGCTGGATTATTATGGACCTTTTGAAGCAGTAGTGGATGCAGCTAATGTGGGCCTTTTAAGCCAAAGAAGATTTTTACTGTCCAAG GTCAATGCTGTTGTGAATGGAATACGCCAAAAGCTTCCTTCGAAGAAATGGCCACTGATAGTTGTGCATAACAAGCGTATCACTGGTGGCAAAATGAATGAACCAGCTAATAGGGCGCTGATAGAGAAGTGGAAAAATGCTGATGCACTCTATGCAACACCGACTGGATCAAATGATGATTG GTACTGGTTGTATGCAGCTATAAAGTTCAAGAGCTTGATCGTGACCAATGATGAGATGAGAGACCATATATTTCAGCTTTTAGGAAATGATTTCTTCCCCAAATGGAAAGAAAGGCATCAA GTCCATTTCAGTTTTCAAGAAGGCGGGCCCGAGTTCCATATGCCTCCTCATTGTTCTGTGGTTATTCAG GAATCAAAGAAAGGCTACTGGCATATTCCCATTGTATCAGAACACAAATCTGAAAAGGAGAGAACTTGGTTATGCATAACACGTGGAAAAACGCATGTGATAGGACAAGAATCTGCTTACAGTTCCGAAG AAAAACATCGTCACTACAACGATGGAAGTTCACGCTCAAGTGCTCGAACCAGGAGGTCTACGAAGCTACCACTATTAAGTCATGGCCAAGGAGACATCCATTATCAAAGTCCTCAactcaaaattcagaaaattCGCCAATATCTGAGAAATACTCCATCAACATCTGTATTTTCAAATTGCTGCTCAATTCTGTCTGATATTGAGGCTGCTGAAAAACTTGGTGGGTGTATTATTGATTTTCAGATTTAA
- the LOC122067789 gene encoding proteinaceous RNase P 1, chloroplastic/mitochondrial-like isoform X3, with the protein MASLSFHDALHRKELFSFNLCKYPLKPNSLKSCMFCSPFMISSISHTLHRNPCSTSLVGVNVSRMAARMCSSSENSQSTQTMMEKSHRRRGYSFTPLRYRDKRVEREHIKRTVSSVVEEKVERVNGKDSYRKKERDFSRKKEMGSWPSSLSPVDERAGIKSKKTKVNQLVDNITGENSKKTESRNQARDEKVDKKSKKTKVDSPEVQLRMGLDMCSKRGDVLGAISLYDSARKEGIMLKQYHYTVLLYLCSSAAVGIVRPAKSGSGSRNLKKLDLTTEFSNLNFAESCMTRDTSEGSIDGSNLNFPSSSNRLLIESDEIHGEMSDDIELNSSRFLVDADDDNGYPEKEQISNVSSRFVETNHILLDSCVTSGKDKDDLINEIGGSSEQEDEIWASENVKKYARMKGFEIYDKMCLEEIPLNEAALTSVARMALSMGDGDLAFDMVKKMKPLGINPRLRSYGPALLAFCSGGDVEKAFTVEEHMLEHGVYPGEPELRALLQLSVDNGRVDKVYYLLHKLRTSVRQVSPSTSELIEKWFKSKTASRIGKRKWDQRLIADAMENGGGGWHGQGWLGKGKWTVLHTSVGDDGVCQGCSEKLTTIDLDPTETENFAKSVASIAANRERNSSFQKFQKWLDYYGPFEAVVDAANVGLLSQRRFLLSKVNAVVNGIRQKLPSKKWPLIVVHNKRITGGKMNEPANRALIEKWKNADALYATPTGSNDDWYWLYAAIKFKSLIVTNDEMRDHIFQLLGNDFFPKWKERHQVHFSFQEGGPEFHMPPHCSVVIQESKKGYWHIPIVSEHKSEKERTWLCITRGKTHVIGQESAYSSEALYCQNQMLLG; encoded by the exons ATGGCCTCCCTTAGCTTCCATGACGCTCTGCATCGAAAGGAACTTTTTTCCTTCAATCTCTGTAAGTACCCATTAAAACCCAATAGCTTAAAATCGTGTATGTTCTGTTCCCCTTTCATGATTTCATCTATCAGCCATACTCTTCATCGAAATCCCTGTTCAACTTCTCTAGTTGGAGTAAATGTAAGTAGAATGGCAGCTAGAATGTGCAGTAGTAGTGAAAATTCCCAGTCAACACAAACAATGATGGAGAAAAGTCATAGAAGAAGGGGTTATAGTTTTACTCCTTTGAGGTATAGAGATAAAAGGGTAGAGAGAGAACATATTAAGAGAACGGTTAGTTCAGTTGTGGAGGAAAAAGTTGAAAGGGTGAATGGGAAAGACAGctacagaaaaaaagaaagggatttTAGTAGGAAGAAAGAAATGGGGTCTTGGCCTTCTTCTTTGAGCCCTGTAGATGAAAGGGCAGGGATAAAATCCAAGAAAACTAAAGTTAATCAATTGGTTGACAATATTACGGGTGAAAACTCAAAGAAAACTGAGAGTAGAAATCAAGCAAGAGATGAGAAGGTGGATAAGAAGTCGAAGAAAACAAAAGTGGATTCACCCGAGGTTCAGTTAAGAATGGGGTTGGATATGTGTTCCAAACGAGGTGATGTCTTAGGTGCAATTTCTCTTTATGACTCTGCTCGAAAAGAAGGCATTATGTTGAAGCAGTACCACTACACAGTGCTTCTCTATCTTTGTTCTTCTGCTGCTGTAGGTATTGTTCGCCCGGCTAAAAGTGGAAGTGGTAGtcgaaatttgaagaaattggaCTTGACTACTGagttttcaaatttgaatttcgCAGAATCATGCATGACCAGGGACACAAGCGAAGGGAGTATCGATGGTTCAAACTTGAATTTTCCTTCTTCAAGCAACAGGTTATTGATTGAATCTGATGAAATTCATGGAGAAATGTCTGATGATATAGAGCTTAATTCTAGCAGGTTTTTAGTAGATGCTGACGATGACAATGGTTACCCTGAAAAGGAACAGATTTCTAATGTCTCTAGTAGGTTTGTGGAGACAAATCATATATTATTGGATTCTTGTGTTACTTCAGGAAAGGACAAAGATGATTTAATCAATGAAATAGGGGGAAGTAGTgagcaagaagatgaaatctGGGCCAGTGAAAATGTGAAAAAGTATGCACGCATGAAGGGATTTGAGATCTATGATAAGATGTGTTTGGAGGAGATTCCCTTGAATGAAGCAGCCTTGACATCTGTTGCTCGAATGGCTCTATCAATGGGTGATGGAGATCTGGCTTTTGATATGGTAAAGAAAATGAAGCCACTGGGTATAAACCCTAGGTTAAGGTCTTATGGACCTGCCTTGTTAGCATTCTGCAGTGGTGGAGATGTAGAGAAAGCATTCACTGTTGAAGAGCATATGTTGGAACATGGAGTCTACCCAGGAGAACCTGAACTGCGGGCATTATTGCAACTGAGTGTAGATAATGGTAGGGTTGACAAGGTATATTATTTGTTGCATAAGCTCAGAACAAGTGTCAGGCAGGTTTCTCCTTCTACATCAGAGTTGATTGAGAAATGGTTTAAGAGCAAAACAGCTTCACGTATAGGGAAAAGAAAGTGGGATCAAAGATTGATAGCCGATGCAATGGAAAATGGGGGTGGAGGTTGGCATGGTCAGGGCTGGTTGGGTAAAGGAAAATGGACTGTCTTACATACATCGGTCGGAGATGATGGTGTCTGCCAAGGATGTAGTGAGAAGTTGACCACAATAGATCTTGATCCAACTGAGACAGAGAACTTTGCGAAATCAGTAGCATCCATAGCtgcaaatagagaaagaaattcAAGCTTTCAGAAATTTCAA AAATGGCTGGATTATTATGGACCTTTTGAAGCAGTAGTGGATGCAGCTAATGTGGGCCTTTTAAGCCAAAGAAGATTTTTACTGTCCAAG GTCAATGCTGTTGTGAATGGAATACGCCAAAAGCTTCCTTCGAAGAAATGGCCACTGATAGTTGTGCATAACAAGCGTATCACTGGTGGCAAAATGAATGAACCAGCTAATAGGGCGCTGATAGAGAAGTGGAAAAATGCTGATGCACTCTATGCAACACCGACTGGATCAAATGATGATTG GTACTGGTTGTATGCAGCTATAAAGTTCAAGAGCTTGATCGTGACCAATGATGAGATGAGAGACCATATATTTCAGCTTTTAGGAAATGATTTCTTCCCCAAATGGAAAGAAAGGCATCAA GTCCATTTCAGTTTTCAAGAAGGCGGGCCCGAGTTCCATATGCCTCCTCATTGTTCTGTGGTTATTCAG GAATCAAAGAAAGGCTACTGGCATATTCCCATTGTATCAGAACACAAATCTGAAAAGGAGAGAACTTGGTTATGCATAACACGTGGAAAAACGCATGTGATAGGACAAGAATCTGCTTACAGTTCCGAAG CATTGTATTGCCAAAATCAAATGCTTTTGGGGTGA